One part of the Dehalococcoidales bacterium genome encodes these proteins:
- a CDS encoding FAD-binding oxidoreductase codes for MDINALEKDLKNLVGERTTVSEFERWFYARDIVHIPRGVKAMLRTMPDAVVRPESTGQVSSVVRYCQQQGIPVIPRGGGSSGLFGAVPKKGGVVLDLLDLNRVETIDVEQFTVTVGAGATWWQLEKELNRQGLTLKSYPSSARSATLAGWVMTSGLGIGSLKYGPVFEHVLSAEVVLPDGSTQEYQAGKGLELFFESEGMLGILTRLTLSVRRKPDFMAHCLTCFNDIKDLFAVLSPLANMPQRPYNIEFQDHRYLSLLQAAGYPVTDFGEGSGVLLVSFDGEKSEVEQGTGEFEKLYHEHHGVEIAGAEHEWQERFNMLRVKRAVPSVVPSSAYLPLERVTEFYSGLEKLNKGPIGLLGYVVSEKQCSLMPLIVTDETKPLEYLFAMQAPSTVSNLAIGLGGKPGGGLGVWNAAYRGLLGEARLDEINRTRAQNDPKSIMNPGMWPEPP; via the coding sequence ATGGACATAAACGCCCTTGAGAAAGACCTCAAGAACCTGGTCGGTGAACGCACCACTGTCAGCGAGTTCGAGCGCTGGTTCTACGCCCGCGATATAGTGCACATTCCCCGGGGTGTCAAGGCCATGCTCCGTACCATGCCGGACGCCGTGGTCAGGCCGGAGAGTACCGGGCAGGTATCATCGGTTGTCCGGTACTGCCAGCAGCAGGGAATACCCGTCATCCCCCGTGGTGGCGGGTCTTCGGGCCTCTTCGGCGCAGTCCCCAAGAAAGGGGGCGTCGTGCTGGATCTGCTTGACCTCAACCGGGTAGAGACCATTGATGTCGAGCAGTTTACGGTGACCGTCGGGGCGGGTGCTACCTGGTGGCAGCTTGAAAAAGAGCTGAACCGGCAGGGCCTCACTCTGAAGAGCTATCCATCCAGTGCCCGGTCGGCCACTCTGGCCGGTTGGGTAATGACCAGCGGTCTGGGCATAGGCAGTCTGAAATATGGGCCGGTCTTTGAGCATGTTCTTTCGGCAGAGGTAGTCCTCCCCGATGGTAGTACACAGGAGTATCAGGCCGGTAAGGGACTGGAACTGTTCTTTGAGTCGGAAGGGATGCTGGGTATCCTTACCAGGCTGACGCTCAGCGTACGGAGAAAGCCCGATTTCATGGCGCACTGCCTGACCTGCTTCAATGATATCAAGGACCTGTTTGCCGTTCTATCGCCACTGGCTAACATGCCGCAGAGACCCTACAATATCGAGTTCCAGGACCACCGTTACCTGTCTCTTCTGCAGGCAGCCGGTTATCCGGTAACGGACTTCGGGGAGGGCAGCGGTGTGCTGCTGGTGAGCTTCGATGGTGAGAAATCGGAAGTGGAACAGGGCACGGGAGAGTTTGAGAAATTATACCATGAACACCACGGGGTTGAGATAGCGGGCGCTGAACACGAATGGCAGGAACGGTTCAACATGCTCCGGGTGAAACGGGCGGTGCCCAGCGTAGTCCCGAGCAGCGCCTACCTGCCACTGGAACGCGTGACGGAGTTCTACTCCGGTCTGGAAAAACTGAACAAGGGGCCCATCGGTCTGCTGGGGTACGTGGTTTCTGAGAAACAGTGTAGTCTGATGCCCCTGATTGTCACCGACGAAACGAAACCGTTGGAGTATCTCTTCGCCATGCAGGCGCCGAGCACTGTTTCCAACCTGGCGATTGGTCTGGGTGGTAAACCGGGGGGAGGACTCGGGGTGTGGAATGCCGCATACCGTGGTCTGCTTGGCGAAGCTCGACTCGATGAGATAAATAGAACCAGGGCACAGAATGACCCAAAGAGTATTATGAACCCCGGGATGTGGCCGGAACCACC
- a CDS encoding zinc-binding dehydrogenase, with protein sequence MKAAAYYGPRDVRVGEVAKPGLEQGDILLRVRACGICGSDLHTYRHGLFEDLGVPVETGGRVMGHEFSGEVVEINGEAAGVKVGDRVCTVGMGGNAEYYRVPAMMSVALLPIPEGISFEEAATTEPLATSLHAVNLAAPADGETHVIIGAGIIGLGALQVLKATASVRTIVVDISDRRLEVARQLGADVTVNAGREDPVQKIIELTGTEQMSFMPDVTGKADTVYDCAGLPLNYTGTPVLQQAITMTKENGKVVVVSIFEKSPEIEMNLFVRKGITLYGSWAWSFDEFRHALELIGSGKVDRKPLITHKFPLDQASEAYETQLKAEEAVKVLILP encoded by the coding sequence ATGAAAGCAGCAGCTTACTATGGTCCCAGGGATGTAAGGGTCGGGGAAGTGGCTAAACCTGGACTGGAGCAAGGTGACATACTCCTCCGTGTCCGTGCCTGTGGTATTTGCGGGTCGGACCTGCATACCTATAGACACGGTTTGTTTGAAGACCTTGGCGTGCCAGTTGAGACCGGGGGAAGGGTTATGGGGCACGAGTTCAGTGGTGAAGTCGTTGAGATTAACGGAGAAGCAGCCGGGGTCAAGGTCGGTGATAGGGTCTGTACCGTGGGCATGGGTGGCAATGCCGAGTACTACCGGGTACCCGCAATGATGTCGGTAGCATTGCTTCCCATCCCGGAAGGCATAAGCTTCGAGGAAGCGGCCACGACGGAACCGCTGGCCACGTCGCTTCACGCGGTTAATCTGGCAGCTCCGGCCGATGGGGAGACACACGTGATAATAGGTGCGGGCATCATTGGACTGGGTGCCCTTCAGGTACTGAAAGCAACTGCATCAGTCAGGACTATTGTGGTAGACATATCGGACCGACGGTTGGAGGTGGCACGCCAGCTCGGTGCCGACGTAACGGTCAACGCCGGTCGTGAAGACCCCGTACAGAAAATAATTGAGTTAACGGGTACCGAGCAAATGTCTTTCATGCCCGACGTGACGGGTAAGGCAGACACTGTCTACGACTGCGCCGGCCTTCCGCTTAATTACACGGGTACGCCTGTGTTGCAGCAGGCAATCACCATGACAAAGGAAAATGGCAAGGTGGTCGTGGTATCGATCTTTGAGAAATCACCGGAAATTGAAATGAACCTGTTCGTACGAAAAGGGATAACGCTGTACGGGTCCTGGGCATGGTCGTTCGACGAGTTCCGGCATGCCCTGGAACTGATAGGTTCGGGTAAGGTGGACAGGAAGCCACTGATTACCCATAAGTTCCCGCTGGACCAGGCCAGCGAGGCGTACGAGACCCAACTAAAAGCTGAAGAGGCCGTCAAAGTGCTGATACTACCGTAG
- the lipB gene encoding lipoyl(octanoyl) transferase LipB yields the protein MTLQKQVVPTAQVLEMLRVHYWREPVGYTAAYDIQQRLWSQNMTGEGPDALLVLSHPPTFTIGKSGKLDNLLLAREELEKRGLSVFFTDRGGDITYHGPGQVVAYPIIDLRKRGKDIHRYVHDLEEVVIRTLADFSIEAHRNEKYVGVWVGDEKIAAIGVRIRRWVTMHGLALNIDPIMEHFSYINPCGIVDCGITSITGLLSRNVTFDDVALKLVDRFAEVFAVQVEWATDSPSRCVL from the coding sequence ATGACTTTGCAGAAACAGGTGGTCCCGACTGCTCAGGTGCTTGAGATGCTGCGCGTTCATTACTGGCGTGAACCTGTTGGATATACCGCTGCGTATGATATCCAGCAAAGACTCTGGTCGCAGAACATGACCGGTGAAGGACCTGATGCACTTCTCGTACTCTCACATCCGCCTACCTTTACCATCGGCAAGTCCGGTAAACTGGACAACCTCCTGCTGGCCAGGGAGGAACTGGAAAAACGGGGCCTGTCGGTATTTTTCACTGACCGGGGTGGAGACATAACCTACCACGGCCCCGGACAGGTAGTCGCCTATCCGATAATCGACCTCAGGAAGCGGGGGAAGGACATCCACCGCTACGTCCACGACCTCGAAGAAGTGGTGATACGCACTCTGGCCGACTTCTCGATAGAGGCTCACCGGAACGAGAAGTACGTGGGTGTCTGGGTGGGTGATGAGAAGATTGCCGCCATCGGGGTCCGCATACGGAGGTGGGTCACCATGCATGGGCTGGCCCTCAACATCGACCCCATCATGGAGCACTTCTCCTACATCAACCCCTGTGGTATCGTTGACTGTGGGATAACATCGATAACCGGGCTTCTCTCCCGTAATGTAACCTTTGACGATGTGGCATTGAAACTGGTGGACCGTTTCGCCGAAGTATTTGCTGTCCAGGTTGAGTGGGCGACGGACAGTCCATCGAGGTGCGTTTTATGA
- a CDS encoding thiamine pyrophosphate-dependent dehydrogenase E1 component subunit alpha, whose amino-acid sequence MMNIEKDRLVNMYRTMVRIRQFEERVSKEFASGNIPGFVHLYIGEEASGTGACAALRPDDYITSTHRGHGHVIAKGGRTDRMMAELFGKKTGYCKGKGGSMHIADTDLGILGANGIVGAGIPLAGGAALSARMRGTDQVVICFLGDGASNRGTFHEGINLAAVWQLPVVYVLENNLYAEKTRISDTYKLTNLSDRAGAFGIPEVTVDGNDVIAVYEAVQAAVEKARAGEGPSLIECKTYRIHGHFEGDPQTYKPAEEVEEWKKKDPIDNFRKRLADMGVLTDEDAGAIDREAAGEIDDAVRFAEESPFPAPEEALEDVFA is encoded by the coding sequence ATGATGAATATCGAAAAAGACAGGCTGGTTAATATGTACCGGACGATGGTGCGGATTCGGCAATTCGAGGAGCGGGTCTCCAAAGAGTTTGCCTCCGGTAACATTCCCGGTTTCGTTCATCTCTACATCGGGGAAGAGGCATCCGGTACCGGTGCCTGTGCCGCCCTTCGTCCCGATGACTACATCACGAGTACACACCGGGGACACGGCCATGTCATTGCCAAGGGAGGTCGGACGGACCGAATGATGGCCGAGCTCTTTGGTAAGAAGACAGGCTACTGTAAGGGCAAGGGAGGGTCGATGCACATCGCCGATACCGACCTCGGTATACTCGGGGCTAACGGCATTGTCGGTGCCGGCATTCCCCTTGCCGGCGGAGCAGCGCTTTCCGCCAGAATGAGGGGCACGGACCAGGTTGTCATCTGTTTTCTTGGTGATGGTGCCAGCAACCGCGGTACCTTCCACGAAGGTATCAACCTGGCCGCTGTGTGGCAACTGCCGGTGGTCTACGTTCTCGAAAACAACCTCTATGCTGAAAAGACCCGCATCTCCGATACCTATAAGCTAACCAACCTGTCGGACCGGGCGGGAGCCTTCGGTATTCCCGAAGTTACCGTGGACGGTAACGATGTGATTGCCGTCTACGAGGCCGTCCAGGCCGCGGTGGAGAAGGCCAGGGCCGGTGAAGGCCCATCACTGATAGAATGCAAGACTTACCGAATTCACGGCCACTTCGAGGGGGACCCCCAGACCTACAAACCCGCGGAAGAGGTCGAGGAATGGAAGAAGAAGGACCCCATCGACAACTTCCGCAAGCGACTGGCCGATATGGGGGTATTGACGGATGAGGATGCCGGAGCAATCGACCGCGAAGCAGCCGGGGAGATAGACGATGCGGTCAGGTTCGCTGAAGAGAGCCCATTTCCGGCCCCGGAAGAGGCCCTGGAAGACGTCTTTGCC
- the lipA gene encoding lipoyl synthase, with product MNNRLPSWFKKRIPEPGTMSGMRTLIDGLSLHTICESALCPNIGDCFSQGTATFLLLGDTCTRNCTFCAVKKGVPETVDEEEPEHLAEAVKRLGLRHIVITSVTRDDLSDGGAAHFARTIRRLQAEDRALTVEVLVPDFAGSPEALRLVVDARPDVINHNLETVPRLYPEVRPKADYQRSLELLRLVKELDGRIITKSGLMVGLGETKDEMLRVMADLREVDCGLLTIGQYLAPSSEHHPVVRFVTPDEFSEYERIGQDMGFRAVASSPLVRSSFDAAHLYARATEGLK from the coding sequence ATGAATAACAGGCTACCGTCATGGTTCAAGAAAAGGATTCCGGAGCCCGGAACCATGTCCGGCATGAGGACTTTGATAGATGGCCTGAGCCTTCATACCATCTGTGAAAGCGCCCTCTGTCCCAATATAGGCGACTGCTTTTCGCAGGGAACGGCCACGTTTCTCCTGCTCGGAGATACCTGCACGAGGAACTGTACCTTCTGCGCGGTGAAGAAGGGCGTCCCCGAGACGGTTGACGAAGAAGAGCCGGAACACCTGGCGGAGGCGGTGAAGAGGCTCGGTCTAAGGCATATAGTGATAACCTCGGTGACCCGGGATGACTTGTCCGATGGTGGTGCTGCGCACTTTGCCCGCACAATACGAAGGCTGCAGGCGGAAGACCGGGCGCTTACGGTGGAGGTCCTGGTCCCGGATTTCGCCGGTAGTCCGGAGGCCTTAAGGCTGGTGGTCGACGCTCGTCCCGACGTTATCAACCATAACCTGGAGACGGTTCCCCGTCTTTATCCCGAGGTCAGGCCGAAAGCCGACTACCAGCGTTCCCTGGAGCTTCTCAGGCTGGTCAAGGAGCTTGACGGCCGGATTATCACCAAGTCCGGATTGATGGTTGGACTCGGTGAGACCAAAGACGAGATGCTCCGCGTAATGGCTGACCTCAGGGAAGTGGACTGCGGTCTTTTGACCATCGGTCAGTACCTGGCACCATCGTCCGAACACCATCCTGTGGTCAGGTTCGTCACTCCTGATGAATTCAGTGAGTATGAGCGTATCGGTCAGGATATGGGTTTTCGTGCTGTCGCTTCGTCACCACTGGTGCGGAGCTCCTTCGATGCCGCCCATCTCTATGCCAGAGCAACTGAGGGGTTGAAGTAG